A section of the Alkalihalobacillus sp. LMS39 genome encodes:
- a CDS encoding sulfatase-like hydrolase/transferase, with translation MKKQQPNILLIMFDQLRADSIGCAQNSSVRTPNIDKLAKHGIQFTQAICNSPTCVPSRASVMSGKYPHRLGVLNNHFHFPKDENTYMQALRRAGYQVAGIGKLELHKPDQQYGKNGDAPINYHLGYTMPFETEGKMSSAKSRSGSFPVNEQELVGSYQHYLIKRGKLEKYMVDYQHRDKQSVWYSAPSVLEEDDVADAFIGQKACEFIDNVSTEYPWFCSVNFLSPHDPWDAPMSYYELYDETIFPPSIKANKTGKPDWIKKRQEKHLKGITDNDVLEVKKHYAGMITHLDHWVGKLLQCLKNRGLDKNTIIIFTSDHGEMLGDHGLFQKQVMYESSIRVPLIISDPTTATWNGTFYEGLVELVDLYPTILDMAGVCYEQDMLDGKSLYPLLVEKERHHKGYQYCEWENCWMLRNENFKLIFNYNDRNELYHLLDDPNEEHNVIEEYPHIAKQYYEMANRIKGR, from the coding sequence ATGAAAAAGCAGCAACCAAATATTCTACTTATTATGTTCGATCAATTACGAGCAGACTCAATCGGATGCGCACAGAATTCCTCTGTGCGTACTCCGAACATTGACAAACTAGCAAAACATGGCATTCAGTTTACCCAAGCCATATGCAATAGTCCAACATGTGTACCAAGTCGTGCATCAGTAATGAGTGGGAAGTACCCGCATCGATTAGGAGTGTTAAATAATCATTTCCACTTTCCGAAAGATGAAAACACGTATATGCAAGCATTACGTAGAGCAGGTTATCAGGTGGCAGGGATAGGCAAGCTAGAGCTTCACAAACCAGATCAACAATACGGAAAAAACGGGGATGCCCCGATAAACTATCATTTAGGATATACAATGCCATTTGAAACGGAAGGGAAGATGTCTTCGGCTAAGTCAAGGTCAGGCTCGTTTCCCGTTAATGAACAAGAACTAGTTGGTTCGTATCAACATTATTTAATTAAACGAGGGAAATTAGAAAAGTATATGGTTGACTATCAACATCGAGATAAGCAATCTGTTTGGTATTCAGCCCCGTCAGTTCTTGAGGAAGATGATGTGGCAGATGCGTTTATTGGACAAAAAGCATGTGAATTTATTGATAATGTATCAACGGAATATCCATGGTTTTGTTCCGTCAATTTTTTAAGTCCTCATGACCCGTGGGATGCACCTATGTCCTATTATGAATTGTATGATGAAACGATATTTCCACCTTCGATAAAAGCGAATAAAACAGGAAAACCGGATTGGATAAAAAAAAGACAAGAAAAGCATTTAAAAGGCATCACAGATAATGATGTATTAGAAGTGAAAAAGCATTATGCAGGGATGATCACCCATTTAGATCATTGGGTAGGAAAGCTGTTGCAGTGTTTGAAGAACAGAGGCTTAGATAAAAATACAATTATCATTTTTACATCCGATCATGGGGAAATGTTAGGGGATCATGGGTTGTTTCAAAAGCAAGTCATGTATGAAAGTTCAATTAGAGTACCGCTCATTATTTCAGACCCAACAACGGCAACCTGGAATGGTACCTTTTATGAAGGATTAGTTGAACTTGTTGACCTTTATCCAACGATATTGGACATGGCAGGGGTCTGCTATGAGCAAGATATGCTAGATGGAAAATCGCTCTATCCTTTATTAGTTGAGAAGGAAAGGCACCATAAAGGCTATCAATATTGTGAGTGGGAAAATTGTTGGATGCTTCGAAATGAAAACTTCAAACTCATTTTCAATTATAATGACAGAAATGAATTATACCATTTACTAGACGACCCGAACGAGGAACACAATGTCATCGAAGAGTATCCTCATATCGCAAAGCAATATTATGAAATGGCAAACCGAATAAAAGGACGATAA
- a CDS encoding vWA domain-containing protein → MNQTTEIIFLLDRSGSMSGLEEDTIGGFNTLVKKQSEEEGRTVVTAVLFDNNYEMLWDGVEAGTVVLTKDNYFVRGSTALLDAIGRTITTVSTRINNTEKENRPNKVLFVITTDGYENASQEYSYKKVKKLIKKHEDKHHWEFLFIGANLDVAKEATSLGISVEDAIIFDATGSGVEKMYSQVSEELVRRRQFK, encoded by the coding sequence ATGAATCAAACGACAGAAATCATTTTTTTACTTGACCGAAGCGGGTCAATGTCAGGTTTAGAAGAAGATACGATAGGTGGATTTAATACATTAGTGAAAAAACAAAGCGAAGAAGAAGGAAGAACCGTTGTAACAGCCGTTCTTTTTGATAATAATTATGAAATGCTATGGGATGGAGTGGAAGCAGGCACGGTGGTTTTAACAAAAGACAATTACTTTGTTAGAGGTAGTACCGCTTTACTAGATGCCATCGGTAGAACAATTACAACCGTTTCCACAAGAATAAACAATACAGAAAAAGAAAACCGTCCAAATAAAGTTTTATTTGTTATTACAACAGATGGCTATGAAAATGCGAGCCAGGAATATTCCTATAAAAAGGTAAAAAAATTAATCAAAAAACACGAAGACAAACATCACTGGGAGTTTTTATTCATTGGAGCTAATCTTGATGTTGCCAAAGAGGCGACTAGCTTAGGAATAAGCGTAGAGGATGCGATAATTTTCGATGCGACAGGTTCAGGTGTTGAAAAAATGTATAGTCAAGTTAGTGAAGAATTGGTGCGGAGAAGACAGTTTAAGTAA
- a CDS encoding cytochrome P450 produces MTKLPAGPARLPFAGNLLQFGKDPLQFVTECVEKYDNVIRLKVEQNRDTFLLTDPKDIDFVLKNTNKLFTKGYYRDPILHLVLGNGLVTSEGDFWKKQRRLTQPLFRMDEIKTYTETMSDHAQQMVQAWENGEIDIHAELMAVTMRIVAKTLFDYDTNDHDDSNEISESMETVQNEYNKQMTSVTKMVLGLLKLSHVKTAGDKRLQEAVNRLDQTIYEMIEHRRQTNLDGRHDLLSILMNVEENGDRMTNEQLRDEMMTFFLAGHETTANTLTWAFYLLGQHPDILEQLRKEVKEKVGDAPLSMENISELSYMDNVLKEVMRLYPAVWWISRGPMQDVELNGYHIPKGTDLALSQWAMHRHPDYFDNPHSFEPDRWEGDFEKSLPNTVYFPFGGGPRICIGNHFALTEAKIILGTIVQHFDVSLLPHEEVQIEPAITLRPKNGVKVKITRLP; encoded by the coding sequence ATGACAAAGCTTCCAGCTGGTCCAGCGCGACTTCCGTTTGCCGGGAACTTACTTCAATTCGGAAAAGACCCTTTACAGTTTGTAACAGAGTGCGTGGAGAAATACGACAATGTCATTCGTCTGAAAGTTGAGCAAAACCGTGACACATTTTTATTAACCGACCCAAAAGACATTGATTTTGTTTTAAAAAATACAAATAAACTTTTTACAAAAGGCTACTATCGTGATCCTATCTTACATTTAGTGTTAGGAAATGGTCTTGTGACAAGTGAAGGGGATTTTTGGAAAAAACAGCGACGATTGACTCAACCTTTGTTTAGAATGGACGAAATTAAAACCTATACAGAGACAATGAGTGACCATGCGCAACAAATGGTGCAGGCGTGGGAAAATGGTGAAATTGACATCCATGCAGAACTAATGGCTGTAACTATGCGTATTGTCGCCAAAACTTTGTTTGACTATGACACAAATGATCATGATGATAGCAACGAAATTAGCGAGTCGATGGAAACCGTTCAAAACGAATATAACAAACAAATGACAAGTGTTACAAAAATGGTCCTAGGTCTGCTGAAGCTCAGCCATGTAAAAACAGCTGGGGACAAACGACTACAAGAAGCTGTAAATCGTCTTGATCAAACGATTTATGAAATGATTGAACATCGTCGCCAAACTAATTTAGATGGACGCCATGATTTGCTTTCCATTTTGATGAATGTAGAAGAGAATGGTGACCGCATGACAAACGAACAGCTACGGGATGAAATGATGACGTTTTTCCTAGCTGGTCATGAAACTACGGCTAACACATTAACATGGGCTTTTTACTTACTAGGGCAGCATCCAGATATTCTAGAACAGCTTCGTAAAGAAGTAAAGGAAAAAGTCGGAGATGCGCCACTTTCAATGGAAAACATTAGTGAACTTTCCTATATGGATAATGTGTTAAAAGAAGTGATGAGACTTTATCCAGCAGTATGGTGGATTTCTCGCGGGCCAATGCAAGATGTTGAATTAAATGGGTATCACATTCCAAAAGGAACTGATTTAGCATTAAGCCAATGGGCGATGCACCGGCACCCTGATTATTTTGACAATCCCCATTCCTTCGAACCTGACCGTTGGGAAGGTGATTTTGAAAAATCATTGCCTAACACCGTTTACTTTCCCTTTGGTGGTGGCCCTCGCATTTGTATCGGAAATCACTTTGCATTAACCGAAGCAAAAATTATTTTAGGAACAATCGTTCAGCATTTTGATGTGTCACTTTTACCACATGAAGAAGTTCAAATTGAACCTGCGATTACATTGCGACCGAAAAATGGTGTGAAGGTGAAGATTACAAGGTTACCATAA
- a CDS encoding extracellular solute-binding protein, whose amino-acid sequence MKRFCFVNMVLFFLVLAFISGCAQQEEASSEKTERDTKIESEGNNDSFEPYNFEEHLTISMLTTGSPIPYEGNPVFELIEEKFNVTFDIQYYDRGDFEEYLSTLAASGNLPDIWRFGHNDPRMFSDWAERGAYYDVKPLLQYHPDLEAEYPTWAWEILNPPGHYYGVPEYRLQTRNMLAIRQDWLDTLGLDVPDTIDEFYEVAHAFTHQDPNGTGKNDTIGFSAMGLFSEDGTAWRGGAFGLAREWKDIDGELVPYQAQLDELTEYISFMRKAYEEGVLDKDFMLHTDWRDANERLSNGIAGIEYVNPNSVHEKEAVDVKEHDPNAELTFFPPPAGPEGSRTTPTRSSFFKKVINANVSKEKAHRILAIYEWNITDGYEITRHGIEDIHYTVHEDGTVEKLDAWDEHEPASIGTNLIRGWNELHRAYWWLGEEFEQNLAAHYEMNEKYLWEDDNPALISETNVKIGGQLDAEFEQMMTEIVVGRRGMEDVETAVNRWLNDGGQKIIDEMNELYEEYKATRS is encoded by the coding sequence ATGAAAAGGTTTTGTTTTGTAAATATGGTGCTGTTCTTTTTAGTTTTAGCTTTTATAAGTGGCTGTGCTCAACAAGAAGAAGCGAGTAGTGAAAAAACGGAACGAGACACAAAAATAGAAAGTGAAGGCAACAACGATAGTTTCGAGCCTTATAATTTTGAGGAGCATTTAACGATTTCAATGTTAACAACAGGTTCTCCTATTCCATATGAGGGTAATCCTGTCTTTGAATTAATTGAGGAAAAGTTTAATGTGACATTTGATATTCAATATTATGACCGTGGAGATTTTGAAGAGTATTTAAGTACATTAGCAGCAAGCGGAAACTTACCTGATATATGGCGTTTTGGACATAATGATCCACGGATGTTTTCTGATTGGGCAGAAAGAGGCGCTTACTATGATGTAAAACCGTTATTACAGTACCATCCTGATTTAGAAGCAGAATACCCAACATGGGCTTGGGAAATTTTAAATCCGCCTGGTCACTATTACGGTGTACCTGAATACCGTTTGCAAACGAGAAATATGTTAGCCATTCGTCAAGATTGGTTGGATACTCTCGGATTAGATGTTCCTGATACGATTGACGAGTTTTATGAAGTGGCCCATGCATTTACACACCAAGACCCGAATGGAACTGGAAAAAATGATACGATTGGTTTTTCAGCAATGGGTCTTTTTTCAGAAGACGGAACAGCTTGGCGTGGTGGGGCTTTTGGCTTAGCGCGTGAGTGGAAAGATATCGATGGAGAGCTTGTCCCATATCAAGCACAACTAGATGAATTAACAGAATATATTTCTTTTATGAGAAAGGCGTACGAAGAAGGAGTACTTGATAAAGACTTCATGCTACATACAGATTGGCGCGATGCCAATGAAAGATTAAGTAATGGCATTGCAGGAATTGAGTATGTGAATCCAAATAGTGTTCATGAAAAAGAAGCTGTTGATGTAAAAGAACATGATCCAAATGCAGAATTAACATTTTTCCCGCCACCAGCAGGTCCTGAGGGGAGTCGAACAACACCAACCCGTTCTAGTTTCTTCAAAAAGGTCATCAATGCCAATGTGAGTAAAGAAAAGGCTCATCGTATTCTAGCGATATATGAATGGAACATTACAGATGGTTATGAGATTACGCGCCATGGAATAGAAGATATTCATTATACTGTTCATGAAGATGGGACGGTAGAAAAACTAGATGCATGGGATGAGCATGAACCAGCCTCGATTGGGACGAATCTGATTCGTGGATGGAATGAACTTCATAGAGCATATTGGTGGTTAGGGGAAGAATTTGAGCAAAACCTTGCTGCCCATTATGAAATGAATGAAAAATATTTATGGGAAGATGATAACCCAGCTTTAATTTCGGAAACGAATGTCAAAATCGGTGGTCAATTAGATGCTGAATTTGAACAGATGATGACGGAAATCGTAGTCGGACGTAGAGGAATGGAAGATGTCGAGACTGCTGTAAACCGATGGCTGAATGATGGAGGCCAAAAGATTATCGATGAAATGAACGAATTATATGAAGAATATAAAGCAACACGGTCATAA
- a CDS encoding PHP domain-containing protein: MNIDFHTHGKLSKKAEFTLEGFQEHIQMAKENRLDAIALTEHFNTTNFEVIYDTLDQHYPYIEDYYLVEGVKVFPGIEVDISEVGHILLIGTRADILDINEKLSVHRLKENFISFASLLELADQYELLKIGAHPFRESKKLAHLPKEQLMQLDALDLNATDLYHQGLKMKDELFQYAYSLELPVVGGSDTHQCLQFGSIYNEFKEEANTIAQLKEVIARKIYDIEISPCLQVKVQGARMLKKKMKAAMAV, encoded by the coding sequence ATGAACATAGATTTTCACACACATGGAAAATTAAGCAAAAAAGCAGAGTTTACGTTGGAGGGGTTTCAAGAGCATATTCAGATGGCAAAAGAGAATCGCTTAGATGCTATTGCATTAACTGAACATTTTAACACAACTAATTTTGAAGTTATCTATGACACTCTTGATCAGCATTATCCATATATAGAAGATTATTATTTAGTTGAAGGTGTAAAAGTGTTCCCAGGCATTGAAGTCGATATTTCAGAAGTTGGTCATATATTGCTAATAGGAACGAGAGCTGATATTTTAGATATCAATGAGAAGTTGTCTGTACATCGTTTGAAAGAAAACTTTATTTCTTTTGCTAGTTTACTAGAGCTAGCTGACCAATATGAGCTTTTAAAAATTGGTGCACACCCATTTAGAGAGTCTAAGAAATTAGCTCATCTTCCTAAAGAACAATTGATGCAGTTAGATGCGCTGGATTTAAATGCTACCGATTTATATCATCAAGGTTTAAAAATGAAAGATGAATTGTTTCAATATGCTTATTCACTTGAACTTCCTGTTGTTGGTGGAAGTGATACGCATCAATGTCTTCAATTCGGGAGTATTTATAATGAATTTAAAGAAGAAGCCAATACGATTGCTCAATTAAAGGAAGTGATCGCACGAAAAATATATGACATCGAAATTTCACCTTGTTTACAAGTGAAAGTGCAAGGGGCAAGAATGCTAAAGAAAAAGATGAAAGCGGCAATGGCTGTATAA
- a CDS encoding carbohydrate ABC transporter permease, with protein sequence MKRFKLTEDRMFDIAVYIILTLITLAVLLPILYVYGSSIAERSQFVTRGFFIIPREITFDAYIYLINNEIFVRSFKNAVIITVFGTVINMVFTTLMAYALSKKWLPGRSFINFLVLFSMLFSGGMIPLYLIVNGLGLLDSYWALWLTSAISPFYLIVMRGLFGNIPRELEEAARMDGCGEWRLFFTIALPLAKPALATFTIFYIVAHWNSYFDAVLYLHDQSRMPLQVMLRRLIIQDEDLLGSETADILFSPAVPMAAIVITITPLLIIFPFFQKYFNKGFLLGSVKD encoded by the coding sequence ATGAAACGATTTAAGCTAACAGAGGACCGCATGTTTGATATCGCCGTATATATCATTTTAACTCTTATTACTTTAGCTGTTTTGCTCCCTATCTTATATGTGTACGGGAGCTCCATTGCCGAAAGAAGTCAGTTTGTGACACGGGGATTTTTCATTATTCCAAGAGAAATAACCTTTGATGCGTACATTTATTTAATAAATAATGAAATTTTTGTGAGGTCTTTTAAAAATGCTGTTATTATAACTGTTTTTGGAACGGTAATTAATATGGTTTTTACGACGTTAATGGCTTATGCCTTATCGAAAAAATGGCTGCCAGGTCGTTCATTTATCAATTTTTTAGTGCTTTTTTCCATGCTTTTTAGTGGCGGAATGATTCCACTGTACTTAATTGTAAATGGTCTTGGTTTGCTCGATAGTTATTGGGCACTTTGGTTAACAAGTGCAATCTCGCCATTTTATTTAATTGTCATGCGCGGGTTGTTTGGAAATATTCCAAGGGAGCTAGAAGAGGCTGCCAGAATGGATGGATGTGGAGAGTGGCGCTTGTTTTTTACGATTGCATTGCCATTAGCAAAACCAGCTTTGGCAACCTTTACGATATTTTACATTGTCGCCCACTGGAACTCTTATTTTGACGCCGTTTTATATTTGCACGACCAAAGTCGAATGCCATTACAAGTTATGCTGCGACGATTAATTATTCAAGATGAAGATTTATTAGGAAGTGAGACAGCTGATATTTTGTTTAGCCCAGCTGTTCCGATGGCTGCTATCGTCATTACGATTACTCCATTGCTCATTATCTTTCCGTTTTTTCAAAAATATTTCAATAAAGGCTTTCTACTAGGATCTGTTAAAGACTAG